From Candidatus Peregrinibacteria bacterium, the proteins below share one genomic window:
- the rplT gene encoding 50S ribosomal protein L20: MRVSHSVSSRKRHRKLLKLAKGYRWKRSNVFSYAKNAVMKAGLYAYEHRRSKKRDYRKVWIARISAALQLMGMNYSTFQHAMTKKMIILNRKVLSNMAIEYPEVFESIVKEAIKS, encoded by the coding sequence ATGAGAGTGAGCCACAGCGTCTCATCGCGAAAACGACACAGAAAACTTCTCAAACTCGCCAAGGGATATCGTTGGAAGCGAAGTAATGTTTTTTCATATGCAAAAAATGCCGTCATGAAGGCGGGGCTTTATGCCTATGAGCACAGACGGTCTAAAAAACGCGATTACAGAAAAGTCTGGATCGCCCGAATCTCGGCCGCGTTACAGCTCATGGGCATGAATTACTCCACTTTTCAACACGCTATGACAAAAAAAATGATCATTCTCAATCGAAAGGTTCTCTCGAATATGGCGATTGAATATCCAGAAGTATTTGAGTCGATCGTAAAGGAAGCCATTAAAAGCTAG
- a CDS encoding 50S ribosomal protein L35, producing MGKIGKVGKQKNRSAAKKRLVKTGSGKWRMQKSSRNHLLLQKSKRQKKLAEKPIILSPGEAKRATRLLPHY from the coding sequence ATGGGAAAAATCGGAAAAGTAGGCAAGCAGAAAAATAGATCTGCTGCAAAAAAAAGACTTGTCAAGACTGGTTCAGGAAAATGGCGCATGCAAAAATCTTCCCGCAACCATCTTCTGCTGCAAAAATCGAAAAGACAAAAGAAACTTGCAGAAAAACCTATCATATTGAGTCCGGGAGAAGCGAAAAGAGCAACAAGGCTTCTTCCACACTATTAA